The sequence AAGATATAAGAAAACTATTTAGATGAGATAGTTTTATGCGGGCGTGGGAAGACTTTCTTTTGCTACAAGAAAAAGAAATCGGTACGAGTACTGTAGACAAATGGTTAAGGTCGTTAAAAGTCCTATGTTTTGATGCGTGTAATTTGTATCTTGAAGCTAAAGACTCTTTTCAAGTGACTTGGTTTGAGGAGCATATACGCCACAAAGTAAAAACAAGTTTAGTGAATAATAACGGGAAATTAATTCGCGTTCACGTTACTTCCCTTGATAAAACTACTCCTTTCTATAAAGAAAAGCAGATGCAGCAGGAAAAAACTGCCTACTTTACTATGCAGTATGGCAATGTAAATCCTGAGATGACTTTTGCTAATTTTCTTGTGACTCCTGAAAATGACTTGCCGTTTCGTATTTTACAGGAGTTTACAAAACCTGCAGAAGATGCTACAGGCTTTCCTTTTAACCCGATTTATCTTTTTGGACCAGAGGGGTCTGGGAAAACACATTTAATGCAAGCTGCTGTAAATGTGCTCCGAGAATCTGGAGGTAAGATTCTTTACGTTGCTTCAGATTTATTTACTGAACATTTAGTTTCAGCAATACGTTCTGGAGAAATGCAGAGGTTTCGTTCTTTTTACCGTAATGTCGATGCTTTATTTATAGAAGACATAGAAGTATTCTCAGGTAAAGGAGCTACTCAGGAAGAGTTTTTCCATACCTTTAATTCATTACAAACAGAAGGTAAGTTGATTGTTATCTCGTCGGCGTATGCTCCTGCGGACTTAAAAGCAATGGAAGAACGCTTAATTAGTCGTTTTGAATGGGGAGTAGCTGTTCCTATTCATCCTTTAACGAAAGAGGGATTAAGAAGTTTTCTGATGCGACAAACAGAGCAACTATCTATTCGCATAGAAGACTCAGCTTTGGACTTCTTAATTCATGCATTATCTTCAGATATGAAAGCGTTATTACATGCGTTAAATCTGCTTTCAAAACGTGTTGCTTATAAGAAATTGTCTCAACAACTGCTCTATGAAGATGATATACAATCTCTCTTACACGATGTTTTAGAGGCTGCGGAAAGCGTGCGTTTAACTCCTTCAGGAATTGTGCGCGCTGT is a genomic window of Chlamydia psittaci 6BC containing:
- the dnaA gene encoding chromosomal replication initiator protein DnaA — protein: MRAWEDFLLLQEKEIGTSTVDKWLRSLKVLCFDACNLYLEAKDSFQVTWFEEHIRHKVKTSLVNNNGKLIRVHVTSLDKTTPFYKEKQMQQEKTAYFTMQYGNVNPEMTFANFLVTPENDLPFRILQEFTKPAEDATGFPFNPIYLFGPEGSGKTHLMQAAVNVLRESGGKILYVASDLFTEHLVSAIRSGEMQRFRSFYRNVDALFIEDIEVFSGKGATQEEFFHTFNSLQTEGKLIVISSAYAPADLKAMEERLISRFEWGVAVPIHPLTKEGLRSFLMRQTEQLSIRIEDSALDFLIHALSSDMKALLHALNLLSKRVAYKKLSQQLLYEDDIQSLLHDVLEAAESVRLTPSGIVRAVAKYYGVSPESILGRSQSREYVLPRQVAMYLCRQKLSLSYVRIGDVFSRDHSTVISSIRAISQKVEEGGHDISIATQDLMKYLTSAYKSLEFFPEEEIPC